Within Amycolatopsis sp. cg5, the genomic segment AGCACCTGCGGCGACGGGTTGCGATCCCGGCCTTGTTCGAGCCTCAGGTAGTAGTCGGCGCTGATCCCCGCCAGCGTCGCGACCTCCTCGCGCCGCAGCCCAGGCGTCCGCCGCACCCCGGTGACCCGCAACCCCGCGTCCGCCGGATCGACCAGCTCACGGCGTGCCCGCAGATATTCGCCGAGCGCGTTCGACCTGGTCATGACGTCGACTATAGGTAGGGCACGGCGCCTGTGCCTGGGCCCCGTCACTCCCAGGATGAGCGGGGCACTGCCTGCGCGGCGGGCTGGCGGCCATCGTGAGAGGGTGCTCGCGGCACCAGGCCGCGAGCTGGAAGGAACCAATGGCGACCCACGACCTGCCCGGCGGCACATACCGCATGGGCGACCTCGAACTCACCCGTGTCGGCTACGGCGCGATGCAGCTGGCCGGCCCCGGCGTCTTCGGGCCGCCGAAGGACCGCGACGCCGCGATCGCCGTGCTCCGCACCGCCGTCGAACTCGGCGTCAACCACATCGACACCGCCGACTTCTACGGCCCGTACGTCACCAACGAGATCATCCGCGAGGCGCTCGCCCCGTACCCGGACCACGTCCACATCGTCACCAAGGTCGGCGCCCGCCGCGACGAGCAGGGCGGCTGGCCCCACGCCCGCACCCCCGACGAGCTGCGCGCCCAGGTCCACGACAACCTGCGCCGCCTCGGCCTCGACGCGATGGACGTGGTCAACCTCCGCGTCGGCGGCTTCGACGCCCCCGAGCCAGGTTCCCTCGCGGAGCAGTTCGAGGCGCTCGCCGAGCTGCGGCAGCAGGGCCTGATCCGTCACCTCGGCGTCAGCACCGTCAACGCCGAGCAGCTCGCCGAAGCCCAGTCGATCGCCCCGGTCGTCTGCGTCCAGAACCTCTACAACCTCGCCCGCCGTGACGACGACCCGCTCGTCGACCTCACCGCGAGCCAGGGCATCGCGTTCGTCCCGTACTTCCCGCTCGGCGGCTTCAGCCCGCTGCAGTCCGACGCGCTGCACGCCGTCGCGGCCCGCCTCGACACCACGGCGATGTCGGTCGCGCTCGCCTGGCTGCTGCACCGCTCGCCGAACATGATGCTCATCCCGGGCACCTCGTCGGTCGAGCACCTGCGGGAGAACGTCGCAGGCGCCGGGCTCGAACTCCCGGCCGACGCGCTCGCGGAACTGGACAAGATCGGCTAGCGCGAGAACCGGAACCGGGAAACGAGCTCGATCCAGTCCCGAAACGGGCTGAGATCGAGCTCGGCACGGTCCGGCTTCTCGGCGACCCAGTCGTCGAGCATCGGATTTTCGACGCCGGCCAGCGCCTTGCCCAGCGTCTCGTTCCCGGCGGTGACCTTGGACAGCAGGGATTCGACGAGCCCGGGGTGCCTGGTCGCCAGCGCGACCAGCACCGCGAGCTGCCGCTCGTCGGGCATCGACCGGCCGCGGGCGACACCCATGGCCTTCACCAGCAGGTAGATGTTGACGAACCGCTTGATCGCGCGTGGAGTGTCACCGAGCAACGCCCCGGCCTCCTCGATGCCTTGCAGCTCCTGAGCGGTCAAGGTGAGACCGGTCGCCGTCAACGCGGCTTCGTCCTCCCGGCGAACGCTGGACAGCGAGGCCACTCGCTCGGCGAAGGCCGCGAAGTCGGCAGGCTGCAGGTCCGGTCCGCTCTCAGGCTCCGTCTCGCGTGAGGTGGGCTCGGCCGCGACGCTCGGAGCGAACAGGGCACGCAGCATGCCCTGCCGCGTCCCGCTGCCCAGCGGTCGTACCCAGAACGGGACCTGGAAGATCTTCTCGAGGTAGGCGTCTGGGGACGCGCCCTTGCCGCCGAGCTGGGCGTAGTGCTCCTCGAGCGAGCTGGTGAGCCAGCGCGAGTCGACCGCGACCACCACGACGAACAGCGGGAACGCGAGCAGCAGGTGCACCGCCTCGAGCACCTGCACGACCAGCTCGGGCGGGCACCGGTCGAGATCGTCGATGTAGAGGACGATCCGGTCGATCGCGTAGTCCTCCGGCACCGAGTCGTCAGCGGGATTGTCGCGATGTTCGGCGACGAGCTGGGACAACCGCTCCAAGTCCCGGCGGACCAGCGCGGGCACGCCGAGATGACTGCGGTAGTCCTCGCTCGCGAGACGGTCGGTGATGAAGTCGCTGAGCACCCGGCGCGGGGTCGTCGCGGCGAGTTCGGCTTTCAGCTCGACGACTTTGCCTGCCAGCGCTTGTTCCTGGCAGGTGGCACTGTCCAAAGCGGACTGCGTCGCGGCCAGCTTGTCCTCGGCCTCCTTGATCTGCTGATCGAATCGTTCGCGCTCGTCCGCCTCGGCTTGCGCGAGTTCCGCCTGCGCCTGCGCGATCTTCGTCGTCGCGCCGGTCACGGCGTTGGTGCCGAGCTTGAGGTATCCGATCACCGCGGCCAGCACCGAGCTGATCGTCGCCGCCACCCCGGCGAGCGCGTCAGCGTGACGCACGGCGAACCCCACGACCACCGGAAGGACGAGCAGACCGACGACCGCGGCCGCGGAGCGCCACCCGCCGGTGCGCAAGGGCGCCACGACGGTTCCGGCCGCACTCAACGCTTTCCGCGCGTTCCCCAGCTCCGCGGCGAGTTCGTCGGCGCGCTCACCGACGACGTCGACTCCGGCTTTCGACGCGGCTTCGGAGATCTTCTCGCGAAGCTCAGCTGACGGTTTCCAAGCGGCGAAAGGGTTCTTCGCGCGCGCTTTCGCCAATCCGGCGAGGGCGTCACGCTGTTCCTTCTCCTTCTGCGCGACGATGAGCTGCGCGGCTTCGAGATCCTCTTTGAGTGCCGCTCGGTCTTCGGTCGCCGTGCCGTGCTCGGTTTCGGCGTCGCGCACCTTGCCGACCCAGAACTGTTGACGCTGCCCGAGCAGGTCGTCGCTGTCGTCACCGGAACGACGGAGATTCCGGAACAGATGCTCCAGCAGGCTCGCCCACAGATCGCCGCCGACGTACTGCCACGCGTTGAACTCGACCTGCACGACGTGCCGCAGGAAGGTGTCCTCGGCGGCCTCACCGGCGACGGTGTCGACGCGGTCCCGCAGCCCGCGCAGGAAGTAGCTCTTCCCGGACCCCCAGTCCCCGAACAAGCCGATCGCCAGCGGCGGCACCAGCTGCCGCGACGCGATCAGGTAGGCGAAGGCGTTGATCTCCTCGGTCACCCCGACCAGATCCGGGGAGGGAGCGTCCCGGTGTGGCTGATCCGGCAGATACGCGGGCAGCCGCACCCGGGCGCCCGCGTCGGGGAAATGCTCCCTGAGCAGCTCCGCCAGCGGGATCCGGCTGGTGAGGTGCTTGGTGTAAGCCGTGATCACCTTGCCCATGTCGACGCCTCTGGCCGCCAGTAAACCCGCCACCGGAACACGGAACTCGCCCATCCGCAGCAGCACGCCGAACAGCTCGCGGACCGAGATCAGCTTGCCCGGTCCCGTGAGTGTCGCCGTGGCTTGCTTGAGTCCGTCGCTGACCGGCGGATTCTCGGGCACCTGGTCGATCAACCTCGTTAGTTCCGCCGCGTCCAGCGGCTCCCTGGGTTCGAGCAGCACGCCAGCGGGAATGGCGAAGTGGTCGAGGAACACCCGCGCCGGGCTGCCGTCCGGGTCGGCCAGCAGGATCCCGGCCAGCAGCTCACGCGAACCGACGGGCTCAAGCTCGCCGGTGTTCGTCCACGCCAGATTGACCGCTTCGGCCCAGCGCAGGGCTGCTCGTGCGGGAGCGTCCGCACGCCACTCACCGGTCGGTTCGTTCACGGCCGCATGCTCGATGCCTGGACGTTCCTCGGCAGGTCGTCGAGTTCCGCGAGGTCGAAACGGCACAAGCCGGCCGTCCACCAGATCCCGGTCGGCTGGCCCTCGTGTCTCCTGGTCTGTGCATGAGGCAACATGATGACCCAGCCGCCTTGGTTGTTGACGAACATCTTGAGCAGCGCGCCGGTGTGGGGATCCCACAGTCGTACGGCGCCGTCGTCACTCGCGGCGGCGAGCCAGCGGCCGCGCGGGTCCGCCACCAAAGCGGTCACCGCGCTGGGACTTCCCCGCAATGTCCGCAATGACTTCGAGGTGTTGGGTCCCCAGATCCGGATGCATCCGTCGCCACCCGCCGAAGCCAGCCAGGAGGCATCCGGTGCCACCGCGAGCGCGCGCACATCACCGCCGACATGGATCAACCGGAGGCGCACGGCGCCGGTCTCGGGATCGTGGATCCGGATGCTCTCGTGTGCTCCGGCGGAGGCGAGCCAGGCACCGCCCGGATCCACCGTCAACGCCCGTATCGCGCCCACACTGGCCGGAAGCCTCCACAGAACCTTGGCGGTACGAGGATTTCGCGCCTCGAGCATGCCGTCATCACCGCTGGAGGCCAGCCAGTGCCCGGCGGGATCGAAGATCAGCGCACGCACCCGTTTCTGGTGTTCTTGCAGAGTCCTCACGTGGGTGCTCTTGGGCAGGCTTTTCGGCAGATTGAACAACACGACGGTGTTCGCGGAGTTGGCCACGGCCACCGTTTTGCCATCCGGCGCCACCGCGAGCACAGGTCGTCTCGTCGGATGCAGGCCTCGGTGGAACACCTTTCCCCGCGGAGACTTGGTTTGAACGGCCACGCCCTGCGCGTCCTCGACGGCGAACACCAGCCGCTCTTCGTCGCCCGCGAAGACCAGGCCTTCGCCCTTGAACGTTTCCGAGCAGTGGCCGAGGTTCGCGTCGAACAGCGCGATGAAGTCGTCGGCCCCGCCGATGGCCAGTGAGTGGGCGTCTCCGGCGACCGCGAGTCCGGTTATCCGCGTCGCCTCGTCCCGTATACCGGGCAGCGATTCCCCGGATTCGGGCTCCCAGCGGTGTACGGTGCCGTCGGCCGCAGCCAAAGCGAGCCACGAACCGTCGGCTGCCGCGGTCATCGCTCGCGCCGTCTTGACCGATGTGTGGATGGTGGCTCCGTGCTTGCCGATACGCGGGAACAGGATGCGAAGCTCGCCTCCGCTCGTGGTGGCGAGATACCGTCCGTTGGCGCTGATGGTCAATGCCTCGACAGCGTCGGGGAAAACCAGGCTCTCGCGCGTGTTCACCAGACTCGTGAACGTGAGGAAGAGGTCCCACACCCGGACGCCGCCGTCGGCGTGACCGGTGGCCACCCAGTCACCCTGAGGATGAATCGCCAAGGCCGTCGCCCGCGTTTGTGGATGAGGCAGGGTGTGCGCCAGCTCGAACCACTGGTCACCCAGGTGCCAGATCTCGGTGGTGTCGTCGTCACCGGACATCGCCAGCTTGGCGCCGTCCGCGGACACCACCATCAGCCGGACCCGGCCGGTGGAGTCGGCGATCTCGGACTCATGGGCGCCGGTGAGAGGATCCCAGAACCTGACCGGATCCTTCCGGCCG encodes:
- a CDS encoding aldo/keto reductase family oxidoreductase, which encodes MATHDLPGGTYRMGDLELTRVGYGAMQLAGPGVFGPPKDRDAAIAVLRTAVELGVNHIDTADFYGPYVTNEIIREALAPYPDHVHIVTKVGARRDEQGGWPHARTPDELRAQVHDNLRRLGLDAMDVVNLRVGGFDAPEPGSLAEQFEALAELRQQGLIRHLGVSTVNAEQLAEAQSIAPVVCVQNLYNLARRDDDPLVDLTASQGIAFVPYFPLGGFSPLQSDALHAVAARLDTTAMSVALAWLLHRSPNMMLIPGTSSVEHLRENVAGAGLELPADALAELDKIG
- a CDS encoding P-loop NTPase fold protein — encoded protein: MNEPTGEWRADAPARAALRWAEAVNLAWTNTGELEPVGSRELLAGILLADPDGSPARVFLDHFAIPAGVLLEPREPLDAAELTRLIDQVPENPPVSDGLKQATATLTGPGKLISVRELFGVLLRMGEFRVPVAGLLAARGVDMGKVITAYTKHLTSRIPLAELLREHFPDAGARVRLPAYLPDQPHRDAPSPDLVGVTEEINAFAYLIASRQLVPPLAIGLFGDWGSGKSYFLRGLRDRVDTVAGEAAEDTFLRHVVQVEFNAWQYVGGDLWASLLEHLFRNLRRSGDDSDDLLGQRQQFWVGKVRDAETEHGTATEDRAALKEDLEAAQLIVAQKEKEQRDALAGLAKARAKNPFAAWKPSAELREKISEAASKAGVDVVGERADELAAELGNARKALSAAGTVVAPLRTGGWRSAAAVVGLLVLPVVVGFAVRHADALAGVAATISSVLAAVIGYLKLGTNAVTGATTKIAQAQAELAQAEADERERFDQQIKEAEDKLAATQSALDSATCQEQALAGKVVELKAELAATTPRRVLSDFITDRLASEDYRSHLGVPALVRRDLERLSQLVAEHRDNPADDSVPEDYAIDRIVLYIDDLDRCPPELVVQVLEAVHLLLAFPLFVVVVAVDSRWLTSSLEEHYAQLGGKGASPDAYLEKIFQVPFWVRPLGSGTRQGMLRALFAPSVAAEPTSRETEPESGPDLQPADFAAFAERVASLSSVRREDEAALTATGLTLTAQELQGIEEAGALLGDTPRAIKRFVNIYLLVKAMGVARGRSMPDERQLAVLVALATRHPGLVESLLSKVTAGNETLGKALAGVENPMLDDWVAEKPDRAELDLSPFRDWIELVSRFRFSR